From Verrucomicrobiia bacterium, one genomic window encodes:
- a CDS encoding RsmD family RNA methyltransferase: MRIISGSAANVILKVPKGYDVRPTPDLVRQAIFNSLGDRVVGARVLELFGGTGALSLECMSRGAASAVCIELAPRHARMIRDNLEATGIPQHLYDLRLQDVLVAIPQLAQAGAQFDLIMADPPFGEKNVGRRSTSFSQKLLDHELLPGLLAPDGMFVLGHTKRDSVTVTDVWKEKKVMKHGDSQMLFLIKKSKPESDAGVEV, translated from the coding sequence ATGCGCATCATCAGCGGCAGTGCCGCGAATGTCATCTTGAAGGTTCCGAAAGGGTACGATGTCCGGCCTACGCCGGATCTCGTGCGGCAAGCGATCTTCAACAGCCTCGGTGATCGCGTGGTGGGTGCGCGGGTGCTGGAGCTTTTCGGCGGCACAGGGGCGTTGAGCCTGGAGTGCATGAGCCGCGGGGCGGCGAGTGCGGTGTGCATCGAGCTGGCACCGCGTCATGCGCGGATGATCCGGGATAATCTCGAAGCCACGGGCATACCCCAGCATCTCTACGACCTGCGTTTGCAAGATGTGCTGGTGGCGATCCCGCAACTGGCTCAGGCCGGAGCGCAGTTCGATCTCATCATGGCTGACCCGCCGTTCGGGGAAAAGAATGTGGGCCGTCGTTCCACTTCGTTTTCACAGAAGCTGCTGGATCACGAGTTGTTGCCTGGCTTGCTCGCACCAGATGGCATGTTCGTGCTGGGTCACACCAAGCGGGACAGTGTGACAGTGACGGACGTGTGGAAGGAGAAGAAGGTGATGAAGCACGGAGATTCGCAGATGCTTTTTTTGATTAAGAAGAGTAAGCCGGAGTCTGATGCTGGTGTGGAAGTTTAG